Within the Streptomyces sp. NBC_00554 genome, the region TCAGCAGGGGACAGGACTGCTCTCAGCCTAGGCGGGCACGGTGGATCGGGCGCGTTCAGACGGATTCAGGCGCATTCATCTGCATTCAGGCGGATTCGTGCGCGTTCAGCCGCCGTACGCCCCGCTCGCCGTCAGTCGCAGCGCCGTGTCGATCAGCGGAACGTGACTGAATGCCTGCGGGAAGTTGCCGACCTGGCGCTTGAGCCGGGGGTCCCACTCCTCGGCGAGCAGACCCAGGTCGTTGCGGAGCGCGAGCAGCTTCTCGAAGAGCTTGCGGGCCTCGTCGACCCGCCCGATCATCGCGAGGTCGTCCGCCATCCAGAACGAGCAGGCGAGGAAGGCACCTTCGTCACCCTCCAGGCCGTCCACGCCCGCGTGCTCGCCGCTGGTCGGGTAGCGCAGGATGAAGCCATCCGAGGTCGACAGCTCGCGCTGGATGGCCTCGATGGTGCCGATCACGCGCTTGTCGTCCGGCGGCAGGAAGCCCATCTGCGGGATGAGGAGCAGCGAGGCGTCCAGCTCCTTGGAGCCGTACGACTGCGTGAACGTGTTGCGCTCCTTGTCGTAGCCCTTCTCACAGACGTCCCGGTGGATGTCGTCGCGCAGTTCGCGCCACTTCTCCAGCGGGCCGTCCGCGTCACCGGACTCGATGAGCTTGATGGTGCGGTCGACGGCGACCCAGGCCATCACCTTGGAGTGCACGAAGTGGCGGCGCGGGCCGCGGACTTCCCAGATGCCCTCGTCCGGCTGGTCCCAGTGATCCTCCAGGTAGCGGATCAGCTTGAGCTGGAGGAGCGAGGCGTAGTCGTTGCGGGACAGGCCCGTCATGTGCGCCAGGTGCAGGGCCTCGGTGACCTCGCCGTACACATCGAGCTGAAGCTGACCCGCGGCGCCGTTGCCGACCCGTACCGGCCCCGAATTCTCGTACCCGGGAAGCCAGTGGAGCTCCGCCTCGCCCAACTCCCGTTCGCCCGCGATGCCGTACATGATCTGCAGGTTCTCCGGGTCGCCGGCGACCGCGCGCAGCAGCCATTCGCGCCAGGCGCGGGCCTCCTCGCGGTAGCCGGTGCGCAGCAGCGAGGAGAGCGTGATGGCCGCGTCGCGCAGCCAGGTGTAGCGGTAGTCCCAGTTCCGTACGCCGCCGATCTCCTCCGGGAGCGAGGTCGTGGGCGCGGCGACGATGCCGCCCGTGGGCCCGTACGTCAGGGCCTTGAGCGTGATCAGGGAGCGTACGACAGCCTCGCGGTAGGGGCCGTGGTACGTGCACTGGTCGACCCAGTCGCGCCAGAACTCCTCGGTGGCCTCCAGCGACTCCTCCGGCTCGGGCAGAGCCGGGGGCGCCTTGTGCGAGGGCTCCCACGAGATGGTGAACGCGATCCGGTCACCGGGCGCCACCGTGAAGTCGGCGTACGTGGTCAGCGCCTTGCCGTAGGTCTCGCAGGCGGTGTCGAACCACACCGAGTCGGGTCCGGCGACGGCAACCGTCCGGCCCTCGTGCTTGTGCACCCAGGGCACCACACGGCCGTAGCTGAAACGCATCCGCAGCGCGGAGCGCATCGGGACCCGGCCCGTGATGCCCTCCACGATCCGGATCAGCTGCGGCGCGCCGTCACGCGGGGGCATGAAATCGGTCACGCGGACAGTGCCGCGCGGGGTGTCCCACTCGGATTCCAGGATCAGCGAGTCGCCGCGGTAGGTGCGGCGCGCCGCCGTCGGCGGTTTGGCGTCGGCGGCGTGCGCCGGGCCGAGCCGCCAGAATCCGTGCTCCTCCGTGCCGAGCAGTCCGGCGAAGACGGCGTGGGAGTCGAAGCGGGGCAGGCACAGCCAGTCGACCGTGCCGTCCCGGCAGACCAGCGCGGCTGTCTGCATGTCTCCGATGAGTGCGTAGTCCTCGATGCGCCCGGCCACGTGCATCTCCAGTCGAACGGCCACGTCGCCCCCGGAGGGGCGGTCGCTCTTGCGGTCAAGGGAACGTTGGTATTGCGTCGCTACGAAACGTCAATTAGTCGGTGCGATTGTCGTTGCGAAACGAACTGACGAGCTCTCGTGTTCCGGGATACGGACGGGGATGGTGCCGTGTGTCGGCCGGGCTCGGCAGCGAGTGTCCGAGCAGGATACGACGCACGTGGAAGATCCGCGTGCCGCTCCCGGTAACCCGGCTGGGCTGATCGAGTGAGTGGCGTGTGGGGCGCGTGGCGACTTGTGTGCGGAGCGTGGCCGGAAGCAGCCTCCTCGCGGCGCTGATACCCTGGTAGCCCGTGGACCGGTGGGAGAAAAACCCCCGAACCGCAGCGACGGCGCCTCCGGAAATCTTCGGACACCATGCCGGCACGCACCCCAGACCGCGACCACGGGAGCCCCCTCTTGGCCATGACGCCCGCTGCTTTTCGAAACAATGCAGCCACGACGACAAAGCACATCTTCGTCACCGGGGGTGTCGCCTCCTCCCTCGGCAAGGGCCTCACGGCCTCGAGTCTGGGTGCGCTGCTCAAAGCGCGGGGCCTGCGAGTCACCATGCAGAAGCTCGACCCGTACCTGAACGTCGACCCTGGCACCATGAACCCCTTCCAGCACGGCGAGGTGTTCGTCACCAATGACGGCGCCGAGACCGACCTGGACATCGGACACTACGAGCGCTTCCTCGACGTTGACTTGGACGGCTCCGCCAATGTCACTACAGGCCAGGTGTACTCGACCGTCATCGCCAAGGAGCGGCGCGGCGAGTACCTGGGCGACACCGTGCAGGTCATCCCGCACATCACCAACGAGATCAAGCACCGCATCCGCCGTATGGCCACCGATGACGTCGACGTAGTCATCACGGAGGTCGGCGGCACGGTCGGCGACATCGAGTCCCTGCCGTTCCTGGAGACGGTCCGTCAGGTCCGTCACGAGGTCGGCCGCGACAATGTGTTCGTCGTCCACATCTCGCTCCTCCCGTACATCGGCCCCTCCGGGGAGCTGAAGACGAAGCCGACCCAGCACTCGGTTGCGGCGCTGCGCAACATCGGTATCCAGCCGGACGCGATCGTGCTGCGCGCGGACCGCGAGGTCCCCACCGCCATCAAGCGCAAGATCTCGCTGATGTGCGACGTCGACGAGGCGGCCGTGGTCGCGTGCATCGACGCCAAGTCGATCTACGACATCCCGAAGGTCCTGCACACCGAGGGCCTGGACGCGTACGTCGTCCGCAAGCTGGACCTGCCCTTCCGTGACGTGGACTGGACGGCCTGGGACGACCTGCTCGACCGCGTCCACAACCCGCTCCACGAGATCAACATGGCGCTCGTCGGCAAGTACATCGACCTGCCCGACGCCTACCTCTCGGTGACCGAGGCCCTGCGTGCCGGCGGTTTCGCCAACAAGGCCCGCGTGAAGATCAAGTGGGTCACCTCGGACGACTGCAAGACCCCGGCGGGCGCGGCCAAGCAGCTCGGTGACGTCGACGCGATCTGCATCCCCGGCGGCTTCGGCGACCGAGGCGTGTCCGGCAAGGTCGGCGCCATCCAGTACGCCCGCGAGAACAAGATCCCGCTGCTCGGCCTCTGTCTCGGCCTGCAGTGCATCGTGATCGAGGCCGCGCGCAACCTGGCCGACATCGCGGACGCCAACTCCACCGAGTTCGACTCCGCCACCGCCCACCCGGTCATCTCCACCATGGCCGAGCAGCTCGACATCGTCGCCGGCGAGGGCGACATGGGCGGCACCATGCGCCTGGGCATGTACCCCGCGAAGCTCGCCGAGGGCTCCATCGCGCGTGAGGTGTACGACGGCAAGGAGTACGTCGAGGAGCGTCACCGTCACCGCTACGAGGTGAACAACGCCTACCGCGCCGAGCTGGAGAAGAAGGCCGGTCTGCAGTTCTCCGGAACCTCGCCGGACGGCAAGCTCGTCGAGTACGTCGAGTACCCGCGCGACATCCACCCGTACCTGGTCGCGACCCAGGCGCACCCCGAGCTGCGCTCGCGTCCGACTCGCCCGCACCCGCTCTTCGCGGGCCTGGTCAAGGCCGCGGTGGCACGCAAGACGGGCAAGTGACGCAAGGGTTGTACGGTGGCCGGGGTGTGTGCCTTTCGAGGTGCGCACCCCGTTTTCCGTTGCGGGTACAGGTAACGGATTCTTGTGCGGGGCCGACAGCTTTTTTGCACGTGTGGGAGGACAGGGCATGACCATCAAGGACACCGCCGAGGAGTGGGAGATCAGGGCGAGCGAGACCCCCTTCGTCGGCAACAAGACCTCGGTCCGCACCGACGACGTGGTCATGCCCGACGGATCGGTCGCCCGCCGCGACTACCAGGTCCACCCCGGCTCCGTGGCCATCGTCGCCCTCGACGACCAGAACCGCGTCCTGGTGCTGCGCCAGTACCGCCACCCCGTCCGCCACAAGCTCTGGGAGATCCCGGCCGGACTCCTCGACATCCCCGGCGAGAACCCTCTGCACGCAGCCCAGCGCGAGCTCTACGAAGAGGCCCATATCAAGGCCGAGAACTGGCGTGTCCTGACCGACGCCTACACCACGCCCGGCGGCTGCGACGAGGCCGTCCGCATCTTCCTGGCCCGCGACCTCTCCGAAGCCGAGGGGCAACGCTTCGAGGTCGAGGACGAAGAGGCCGACATGGAACTGGCCCGGGTCTCCGTCGACGAGCTCGTACGGGGCGTACTCGCCGGAGAGCTGCACAACAACTGCCTCGTCGTCGGCGTACTTTCGCTGGTCGCCGCACGGCACGGCGAGGGCCTCGACGCGCTGCGTCCGGCGGAGGCGCCGTGGCCGGCGCGGCCCTTCGAGGTCTGACGGGCTGCCGACGCCCACCTGACACCCGTCTGACGCAGACAGTCCTACGATCGCCTGATCCGATCGGGGGACGTGCCCGCCGCGCTCCGCACGGATCGTCGCAGAGCGTGAACTAGGCTCTGAAAACGCCCCGTCCGGAGTCCCGGCGGGTTTGCGCGTGCAGTGGGACGGGAGTGTGGCCCGTGACGGATCAGGCGGTGGACAACGGCGGCACGAAGGTGTCGGCAGAGGGGCAGCGCCCGGCTGCCGGGTCCGCTCCTACGGAGAGTCAGTTCCTGGGTCGTACAAGAGAGTTGAAGGAACTCCGGGCCGACATCGAGCGCGCTGGCCTGGACACCATCTCCGGCCGTAAGGCGCCACGCGCGCGCGTGCTGCTCATCGCGGGCAAGCCCGGCTCGGGCCGCACCGCGCTCGCCGAGGAGCTTGCGGAGCAGGTCGCCGAGAGTTACCCCGACGGAGTTCTGCGTGCCCGGCTCACCGAACCCGACGGCACCCCGGTCCCCACCGAGCGCACCGCCCGCGAGCTGCTCACCGCCCTGGAGCGTCCCACACCGCCCGGGGCGGGCGCCGAGGACCTCGGCGAGTCGCTGCGCGAGGCGCTCGCCGTCCGCCGCGTCCTGCTCGTCCTCGACGACGCGGCCGACGCCGAGCAGGTCGACGCCCTGCTCCCGGACACGCCGGAGTGTCTGGTCGTGGCCGTCTCCGGCGGGCCGCTGACCGGCATCGCGGACGTCCGCCCCTGCACCCTGGGGGGCCTGGACACCAAGTCCGCCCTCGAACTGCTCGGCCGCTTCACCGGCTCGGTGCGCATCACCGTGGATCCGTTCGCCGCCGAGGGCCTGGTCGAGCTGTGCGCGGGCCAGCCCGCCGCCCTGGTGCTCGCCGGCGGCTGGCTCGCGACCCGCCCCCAGTCGGCCGTCGCCGACCTCGCCAAGCAACTGCGCTCCGACGGCGAGGAGGGCTCGCCGCTGGCCCGCGTCTTCCGGCTCACGTACGCCTCGCTGCCCAGCGCCGCCGCGCGGATACTGCGACTGCTGTCGCTCGCCCCGGCCGGGCTCGTCGACCCGCACACCGCGTCCGCGCTCGCGGGCTGCTCGGTGAACGCCGCCCGCACCACACTGGACGACTTCGCCGCGCTCGGCCTCCTGCGGCCCGTGGAGTCGCCGCTGCCGCAGTACGAGGTGCCCGGCTGCCTGCTGCCGCTGCTGCACGCCCTCACCGAGACCCACGACCGCCCCGCCGAGCTCCAGCTGGCCCGCGCCCGGATGCTGGAGCGGACCGTACGGCTGCTGGTGTCCTGCCGCGCCATCACCGAGACCGACAGCTCGCCGGCCCGCGAGAAGCTCGCCGGAATGCCCCGCGCCCTGCGCTTCCCGAACCCCCGGGCCGCCGCCGACTGGCTGCGCATCCGGCAGCCCGCGCTGCTCGCCTCGGCCCGGCTTGCGGTCGCCGACGGCGAGCTGGACACCCTGGCCCGCCGCATCATGGCCGCGCTGGTGCGGGCGATGGTCGCGCACGTCGGTACGCAGGCCGCTGCGCCCGAGCTGTACGGCATCCACCGGCTCGTCCTGGACGTCGCCGAGCGCCGGAAACTGCCCCGCGAGAAGGCCGCGGCCCTGCTGAACCTCGCGGATCTGGACGCCCAGACGGGTCGTACGGCGGACGCCCTGGCCCGCTACCGGGCCGCACTCGACGCCGGACGCGAGGCGAACGATCCGTATGCGACCGGCCGCGCGATGGAATCCGTAGGCGGCGCCCACCAGGAGCTCGGGGACTACGACCGGGCGGCCGACTGGTACGGGCGGGCGCTCGCCGATCGGCTCGCCCGCGACGAGCGCGTGGACGCCGCCCGGCTGTACGGCCGGATCGCCGCCGCGCACACCTACGCGGGCCGCTACGGCGAGGCGCTGCGCAACTGGCGGGCCGCCGTAGCCGGGCACCGCAAGAACGGCGATGTGGCCGCCCAGGCACGGGCGTTGAGCGAGATGGCACGTGTCCAGGAGTACGCCGGACGGCCCGAGGAGTCACTGCGCACCTGCCAGGAGGCGGCCGAGTGGGCGCGCCGCGCCGACGACGTACGACTGCAGGCCGCGCTGCAGCTCAGGCTGGCCGACACGCTGGACCGGCTCGGCGACCCGGCGGCGGCGCGACTGCACCGGGGTGCGGCCGAGCGAATGCTGGGTGACGAGCTCCCGGAGAGCGCATCGGCCAGGGAACAAGACGCTAACGCCTGCGAAATCCGTAGTACATCCGAAGAAGATTGATGCATTGAAAGGCTAGACAGAGGGAATCCCTTCATTAGACTGGCTCCGCCGCGCTCTTTCGTGGTGTCTCCCGTTGTGCTCCCGTACGTCGGGTATGACATGCAATGCCCCGGCTCGCATCGCCTCGGCATGCACAGCCCCAGAACCCTCTGAGCCAAGGACCGTGATCGACGTGAAGGTCGGCATCCCCCGCGAGGTCAAGAACAACGAGTTCCGGGTGGCCATCACCCCCGCCGGCGTGCACGAGCTGGTGCGCCACGGCCACCAGGTGCTCATCGAGAAGAACGCCGGCGTCGGCTCCTCGATCACGGACGACGAGTTCGTCGCCGCCGGTGCGCGGATCCTCGCCACCGCCGACGAGGTCTGGGCCACCGCCGACCTGCTGCTCAAGGTCAAGGAGCCCATCGCGGAGGAGTACCACCGCCTCCGCAAGGACCAGACGCTCTTCACGTACCTGCACCTGGCCGCCTCCAAGGAGTGCACGGACGCGCTCGTCGAGTCCGGCACCACGGCGATCGCATACGAGACGGTCGAGCTGCCCAGCCGTGCGCTGCCGCTCCTCGCCCCGATGTCCGAGGTCGCGGGCCGCCTCGCCCCGCAGGTCGGCGCCTACCACCTGATGCGCTCGGTCGGCGGCCGTGGCGTGCTCCCCGGTGGTGTCCCCGGCACGCAGCCCGCGCGGGCCGTCGTCATCGGCGGCGGTGTCTCCGGCTGGAACGCCACGCAGATCGCCGTCGGCATGGGCTTCCACGTCACGCTGCTCGACCGCGACATCAACAAGCTCCGCGAGGCCGACAAGGTCTTCGGCACCAAGGTCCGGGCGATCATGTCCAACTCCTTCGAGCTGGAGAAGGCCGTCCTGGACGCCGACCTCGTCATCGGCGCGGTTCTCATCCCGGGTGCCAAGGCGCCGAAGCTCGTCACCAACGAACTTGTCTCGCGAATGAAGCCGGGAAGTGTTCTTGTCGACATCGCGATCGACCAGGGTGGCTGCTTCGAGGACTCGCGTCCGACCACCCACGCCGAGCCGACCTTCCCGGTCCACAACTCGGTCTTCTACTGCGTCGCCAACATGCCCGGCGCCGTGCCCAACACGTCGACGTACGCGCTCACCAATGCGACGCTTCCGTACATCGTGGAGCTCGCGAACCGCGGCTGGGTCGAGGCGCTGCGCCGTGACGCGGCGCTCGCCAAGGGTCTCAACACCCATGACGGCAAGGTGGTTTACCGCGAGGTCGCCGAGGCGCACGGCCTGGAGCACGTCGAGCTGGAGTCCTTGCTCGGTTAAGTCATCAACGGGTAAAAAGGCGATACGTCAACACGGGTCGTCAACACCGCACACCCGGCCGGACCTTGCCCGACAAGGCCCGGCCGGGTGTGTGTCGGGTCACTTTGTGACACTCGTTCAACTCGCCACGAACGTAACTCTTTAACCGATTCGTACACCGGTGAAACCTACCGTGCGACGGCCTTACGCCCTTGACAGAGGGGTGTTCGGTTGCCGACACATCGGGTCGGGTCCGGCGGATTGTGTTGCTGCGGACCGGTGACACGCCATAGAGTCGCCAACCGTCGGCATGGTGCCACGCTGACCTATCGAGAAGTTTCCTGGTCACCAAGGAGGTAAGACGACTTGTGAATGAGTCGACATTTACTCCCGGGGGTGGTCAACCAGGAATGCCGACGCGGGGCCAGGGCCCCACGGGGCTCGAGGCTGTCGGCTCCGTCGCTGTCCGCACCTTCGCAGCCCAGAAGAGTCCCCGGATGACTCAGACAGCACACCCGAGCATGGATGGCCATCACGTGAACGCCATGGCCGGCAACGGAAGTGGCGAGAACCGCACCCACTTCGCCGACTACGACGAACTGCCCGAGGGGCACTTCTACGACCCCGACGCCGAGTACGAGCCAGATCCCGAGTACGCGGCCACGCTCGCGCCCGACGCGGCCCGTCAGCGCCGTGAGCGCGTCGGTCCGACCGGGCGCCCGCTGCCGTACTTCCCGATCCCGGGCCCGCTGACCGACCACGGCCCCGCGACGATCATCGCGATGTGCAACCAGAAGGGCGGCGTCGGCAAGACCACGTCGACCATCAACCTGGGTGCCGCGCTCGCGGAGTACGGACGCCGGGTCCTGCTCGTCGACTTCGACCCGCAGGGCGCGCTCTCGGTCGGCCTCGGCGTCAACCCGATGGAGCTCGACCTCACGGTCTACAACCTGCTCATGGAGCGGGGCATGGTGGCCGACGACGTGCTCCTGAAGACGGCGGTCCCGAACATGGACCTGCTGCCCAGCAACATCGACCTGTCCGCCGCCGAAGTGCAGTTGGTGAGCGAGGTCGCGCGCGAGTCCACACTCCAGCGCGCCCTGAAGCCGCTGATGGCCGACTACGACTACATCGTGATCGACTGCCAGCCCTCGCTCGGCCTGCTCACCGTCAACGCGTTGACGGCAGCCCACAAGGTGATCGTGCCCCTGGAGTGCGAGTTCTTCGCACTGCGCGGTGTCGCGCTGCTCACCGAGACCATCGAGAAGGTCCAGGAGCGGCTCAACCCCGAGCTGGAGCTCGACGGCATCCTCGCCACGATGTACGACTCCCGCACGGTGCACAGCCGTGAGGTGCTCGCGCGCGTGGTCGAGGCCTTCGACGATCACGTCTACCACACGGTCATCGGGCGCACGGTGCGCTTCCCGGAGACCACCGTCGCCGGAGAGCCGATCACCACGTACGCCTCCAACTCCGTAGGTGCCGCCGCTTATCGTCAGCTCGCCAGGGAGGTGCTCGCCCGGTGTCACGCCGAGTGAGTCTGCCGGGGGCCGACGAATTGTTCCGTACCACCGGGGGAATGGCGCTCCAGTCGTCCTCGCCCTCGCGCCGGACCAACGGCGAGGCCCGGGTGCCGGCTCCCGCGGGCGAGAGCGACGCGGCGGCCGCCGGGGAGGACGCACCGCAGTCGGTGCCCGTCCAGGGCGGTGACGGTGAGGGCGACGAACATGTCGCGGCCGACTCCGGCTCGGGGGGCTCCCGCAGCCGGGGTGCGGCTCCGGAGCGCTCGGGGCCAGGTCAGGCGGCGCAGGAAGGTTCTGCCGCCGGGCAGTCCTCGCGCAAGCGCGGGCGGGGCCAGGGGCAGGGGCGTCGGCAGCCCAGTGGCCGGGAGCGCCACGACGAGAAGATCACCGTGTACGTCTCCGCCGAGGAGCTCATCGATCTCGAGCACGCCCGTCTGGTGCTCCGGGGCGAACACGGGCTCGCGGTCGACCGTGGGCGGATCGTCCGTGAGGCGGTCGCCGTCGTCCTCGCCGATCTCGAATCCCGTGGGGACGCGAGCATTCTCGTACGACGGCTTCGTGGGCGGTAGGAGGTAGCCTGCGAGCGCTATGCCCTCGTACGACGCCTCCGTCCCGTCCGCCGGCCCTGGTGCCGGTCGTCGGCGTGTTCTGGGGCGGGGTCCTGGGCCGGACCCGGCTCCCGCTCCCGCAGAGGATCTGGCCGTACCTCCTCCCGAAGAGGAGCCTGAACCGCCTGCGGCGGTGAGCGAGTCGCCGGTAACCGAGGAACCGCCCGAGCCCGACGACGGTGTCTTCAAGGTGCGGCTCGCGAACTTCGAGGGGCCCTTCGACCTGCTGCTTCAGCTGATCTCGAAGCACAAGATGGACGTCACGGAAGTGGCGCTGTCGCGCGTCACCGACGAGTTCATGGCACACATCAGGGCGATGGGGCCGGACTGGGATCTGGACCAGACGACCGAGTTCCTCGTCGTCGCCGCCACCCTGCTCGATCTCAAGGCGGCACGGCTGTTGCCGTCGGCCGAGGTCGAGGACGAGGCGGACCTGGCGCTCCTGGAGGCGCGGGACCTGCTCTTCGCGCGGCTGCTGCAGTACCGCGCGTACAAGCAGATCGCGGACATCTTCAACGCCCGCCTCGAGGAAGAGGCCCGCCGCTACCCCCGTACCGTCGGCCTGGAGGCCCACCACGCCGAGTTGCTTCCCGAGGTGGTCATCAGCATCGGGGCGGAGGGGTTCGCGAAGCTCGCCGTGAAGGCGATGCAGCCCAGGCCCAAGCCTCAGGTGTACGTCGATCACATCCACGCGCCGCTGGTCAGCGTGCAGGAGCAGGCGGGGATCGTGGTGGCGAGGCTGAAGGAGCTGGGGGCTGCCAGTTTCCGCGACCTCGTCGACGACACCGACGACACCCTGACCGTCGTGGCCCGCTTCCTCGCCCTGCTCGAGCTGTACCGCGAGAAGGCCGTGTCGCTGGACCAGGAGGAGGCGCTCGGGGGGCTCGTCGTGCGCTGGACCGGCGGGGACAGCGACGAGGAGCCGAGGGTCACGGACGAGTTCGACCGGCCGCCCGAGGTGCCGCCCAAGGAGGAGAAGAAGGCGTGAGCGAGGACACCACCGAGACCGAGGGCGGGCCGCGCACCGTCGCCGACCTCGATCTCAAGCCCGCCCTGGAGGCCGTCCTCATGGTCGTGGACGAACCCGCGACCGTGGAGCACCTCTCGAAGATCCTGGAGCGGCCGAAGCGACGGATCGCGGCCGCTCTGCGCGAGCTGGCCGACGAGTACACCATTCAGGGGCGTGGCTTTGAGCTGCGGCTCATCGCCGGGGGCTGGCGTTTCTACTCCCGGCCCGAGTACGCGATGGCCGTCGAACGCTTCGTCCTGGACGGGCAGCAGGCCCGCCTCACCCAGGCGGCCCTGGAGACCCTCGCGGTCGTCGCGTACCGTCAGCCGGTCAGCCGATCCAGGGTCTCCGCGGTCCGCGGAGTCAACTGCGACGGCGTGATGCGCACCCTCCTGCAGCGCGGTCTGGTCGAGGAGGCGGGCACGGAACCCGAAACAGGTGCGATCCTGTACAGGACGACGAACTACTTCCTGGAGCGAATGGGCCTGCGCGGCCTGGATGAGCTCCCGGAGCTCGCGCCCTTCCTCCCAGAGGCGGACGCGATCGAAGCCGAGACGCTGGAAGGGGTCCCGTCGTTCGATCCGGATGCACCGGATGCAGATGCAGACGACACGACGACGACGGAACTTTGATGCGAAGCAGTGGCAGCGGTAGTGGCAGGAACAGCGGCGGGCGCGGCAACCCCCGCGGGACCGGTGGGGGCGGCAACGCCCGCGGGTCCGGCGGCGGTGGCGGCGGTGCGCGCGGGAGCGGTGGGGGCGGCGGTCCCCGCGGTTCCGGTGGGGGCGGTGGCCCTCGCGGTTCCAGCGGTGGCGGTGGCCCCCGCGGTTCCGGCGGTGGCGGCAACCCCAGGGCCGCCGGTGGCGGCGGTGGCTCCCAGCCGAGGAGCGCGGGAGGGCGCGACGACCAGCCGAAGCGTCCCGGCAAGCCTCGTCCCGAGGAGCGCCGCTACGACGTAGGCCCTTCGGCGACCCACGAGGGCCCGAAGTCCGGTCGCGGCAACGCGGCCCGC harbors:
- the scpB gene encoding SMC-Scp complex subunit ScpB, with amino-acid sequence MSEDTTETEGGPRTVADLDLKPALEAVLMVVDEPATVEHLSKILERPKRRIAAALRELADEYTIQGRGFELRLIAGGWRFYSRPEYAMAVERFVLDGQQARLTQAALETLAVVAYRQPVSRSRVSAVRGVNCDGVMRTLLQRGLVEEAGTEPETGAILYRTTNYFLERMGLRGLDELPELAPFLPEADAIEAETLEGVPSFDPDAPDADADDTTTTEL